One stretch of Schlesneria sp. DSM 10557 DNA includes these proteins:
- a CDS encoding RDD family protein — translation MPDSTDRKSVAEQPLYILWVVLLVGTISLLTLAIPLGLYLWAYGIPQFPELLTTPVHEYRHAVIWNQRVWYPVLKVGPNSNTGVAEFASFDPVKGGVENSALTTPNPLIGLVADGDHLWSVTTTSVTRYRQGNQVEDKPKRKLGRTSEPFLYEGKVAVIELTSLPYPELLQLVDGEWTAIGDVLIPFALTTTMQDDELTLVKSSSPSKLGARMMDVKVIPAEGQYHLFVSDGAVVAYHQGIEFATNSAETSAEGQEAVDDSNLDAWQAVCQVPGGRSNLRGWKAGIAAGTPIVVATGSAIGNPFQRNSLVLYRKQQEIWQKSDEKSTPAMLSLVLVSDGQNVYTAAQSVAQTLRLFQVTDGRLKQTGVALRAPVTPMQQPLERGAEIYKWVYWPGLLILALSLSRLMSVYLSSDYQFGNTTVQLASYTRRGFAKLIDSFVYWIPNYLLAVLLGVATKEQVAENMDRLLDSDGSLGPMGLFFIGALVSGLVYLTITSITQGRWGITVGKWICGIRTVRTTLRPCGFFRALVRDLLFAIDTFPLMSYIPITLIFAFSQDRQRLGDMVADTIVIRTPRTSPTTTVQPADPESATRP, via the coding sequence ATGCCTGATTCGACAGATCGCAAGAGCGTCGCAGAGCAACCGCTCTACATCCTGTGGGTGGTGCTGCTGGTCGGCACCATCAGTCTACTGACATTGGCAATCCCGCTTGGCCTCTATTTATGGGCCTATGGGATTCCCCAGTTCCCCGAATTGCTCACAACGCCGGTGCACGAATACCGCCACGCGGTCATCTGGAATCAACGGGTCTGGTATCCCGTTCTAAAAGTCGGTCCCAACAGTAACACCGGTGTTGCGGAATTCGCTTCCTTCGATCCCGTGAAGGGTGGTGTGGAGAACTCTGCTCTCACGACCCCCAATCCGCTTATCGGTCTCGTCGCAGATGGCGACCATCTCTGGAGCGTGACAACGACCTCGGTCACGCGCTACCGCCAGGGGAACCAGGTGGAAGACAAACCAAAACGAAAATTAGGACGAACGAGCGAACCGTTCCTCTACGAGGGAAAAGTGGCAGTGATCGAGCTGACGTCTCTGCCCTATCCAGAGCTGCTGCAACTGGTCGACGGGGAATGGACTGCCATAGGGGATGTCCTTATTCCGTTCGCATTAACCACCACGATGCAGGACGACGAATTGACCCTGGTAAAGTCTTCATCTCCATCGAAACTCGGCGCCAGGATGATGGACGTAAAAGTCATTCCTGCCGAGGGACAATATCACTTGTTTGTGTCCGACGGAGCAGTCGTGGCCTATCACCAGGGCATCGAATTCGCCACCAACTCAGCCGAGACATCCGCAGAGGGTCAAGAGGCCGTCGACGACAGCAATCTCGACGCCTGGCAGGCTGTCTGCCAGGTGCCGGGGGGACGAAGCAACCTTCGGGGCTGGAAGGCCGGAATCGCTGCGGGAACGCCAATCGTGGTCGCGACGGGATCCGCGATCGGCAATCCCTTCCAGAGAAACTCACTGGTCCTCTATCGAAAGCAGCAGGAAATATGGCAGAAGAGCGACGAAAAATCGACCCCTGCGATGCTGTCGCTGGTGCTGGTCTCTGACGGTCAGAACGTCTATACCGCCGCCCAGTCCGTCGCTCAAACGCTCAGGCTCTTTCAGGTTACCGATGGGCGACTTAAACAGACGGGTGTCGCCCTGCGAGCCCCCGTCACTCCGATGCAGCAGCCCCTTGAACGCGGGGCCGAGATCTATAAGTGGGTCTACTGGCCCGGCTTGTTAATCCTGGCACTTAGCCTCAGCCGCCTGATGAGCGTCTACCTCTCTTCGGATTACCAATTCGGAAATACGACAGTCCAGTTAGCTTCCTACACCCGGCGCGGTTTTGCGAAGTTGATCGATTCGTTCGTGTACTGGATTCCGAACTACCTGCTCGCAGTTCTGCTGGGTGTGGCGACGAAGGAACAGGTCGCCGAAAACATGGACAGACTACTTGATTCCGATGGTTCACTCGGCCCCATGGGGCTGTTCTTTATCGGTGCACTTGTCTCGGGCCTGGTCTATCTGACGATCACCAGCATCACACAAGGGAGGTGGGGGATCACCGTGGGAAAATGGATCTGCGGCATCCGTACCGTTCGAACCACGCTTCGCCCCTGCGGGTTTTTCCGTGCCCTTGTCAGAGACCTGCTGTTCGCGATCGATACCTTTCCCCTGATGTCCTACATCCCGATCACTCTGATTTTCGCTTTCAGCCAAGACCGCCAGCGTCTCGGCGACATGGTTGCCGACACCATCGTTATCCGAACGCCCCGCACATCCCCCACGACGACAGTCCAACCGGCAGATCCCGAAAGTGCGACTCGCCCCTAA
- the pyrF gene encoding orotidine-5'-phosphate decarboxylase — translation MSFHYATRLHEAIKAKKTPALVGLDPRLNQLPPDVLAHARELHDDPVAVAASAFEEFCVRLIDVVAPLVPAVKPQAAFFEEWGPDGCLALARVIRYARTKGLIVICDGKRGDIGTTAEAYARAYLAGADPQAAPWQADALTVNPYLGRDTLEPFVKVAAERGAGIYVLVKTSNPGSASFQDKITEDKTLFRHVAQVVEELALETNESGYGSIGAVVGATYPRELVELRAAMPHVPLLIPGYGSQGGAAADVAPAFDANGLGAVVNNSRGINFAFKASPYDEQYGAKQWEAAAEAATKKMIADLAAGTAAGKLL, via the coding sequence ATGAGTTTTCACTACGCAACACGACTCCATGAAGCGATCAAGGCCAAGAAGACACCGGCACTGGTCGGTCTTGACCCACGACTGAACCAGCTTCCCCCGGATGTCCTCGCACACGCCCGCGAACTTCACGACGACCCGGTCGCCGTCGCCGCGTCGGCATTTGAGGAATTCTGCGTCCGGCTCATCGATGTCGTCGCGCCGCTGGTCCCGGCCGTGAAACCGCAGGCGGCGTTCTTCGAGGAATGGGGCCCCGATGGCTGCCTCGCCCTCGCCCGTGTAATCCGCTATGCCCGGACCAAGGGACTGATCGTCATCTGCGACGGAAAACGGGGTGATATTGGAACAACGGCCGAAGCCTATGCACGCGCTTACCTCGCCGGAGCAGACCCGCAAGCGGCTCCCTGGCAGGCAGACGCACTCACGGTCAACCCCTATCTCGGCCGGGACACTCTCGAACCCTTCGTGAAGGTGGCCGCCGAGCGAGGAGCCGGCATCTACGTCCTCGTCAAAACCAGTAATCCCGGTTCAGCCTCGTTCCAGGACAAGATCACCGAAGATAAAACACTCTTCCGCCACGTCGCCCAGGTCGTCGAAGAACTGGCCCTCGAGACCAACGAAAGTGGTTACGGAAGTATCGGCGCCGTCGTCGGGGCAACCTATCCCCGCGAACTCGTCGAACTCCGCGCGGCCATGCCACACGTCCCGCTGCTGATTCCCGGTTACGGCAGCCAGGGGGGTGCAGCAGCAGACGTCGCCCCCGCCTTTGATGCCAACGGCCTGGGTGCGGTCGTCAATAACTCACGCGGGATCAACTTTGCCTTCAAAGCTTCCCCCTATGACGAACAGTACGGGGCGAAGCAGTGGGAAGCCGCCGCCGAGGCCGCTACGAAGAAGATGATCGCGGACCTCGCTGCCGGAACCGCCGCCGGAAAGCTGTTGTAA
- a CDS encoding phosphoribosylaminoimidazolesuccinocarboxamide synthase produces MSPAPLNSPLLQSQLPGLEPGRGKVRDVYDFGDRLLIVATDRISAFDWILPTGIPDKGRVLTQISKFWFDRLGVPHHLLSMNPEDVPLPAKTDIASLHGRSMVVRKTRVFPIECVVRGYLSGSGWKEYKASQTVCGLKLPAGLRESERLPEVIFTPATKAESGHDENIPFERMAEIIGSDRAGQLKQFSLDVYTKAAEFARSKGIIIADTKFEFGVINDQVILIDEVLTPDSSRFWPADQYSPGGAQPSYDKQFVRDWLETTDWDKNSPPPALPEDVVVKTRDKYIEAYERLTGTTFAWK; encoded by the coding sequence ATGAGCCCCGCACCCCTCAATTCGCCCCTGCTGCAAAGCCAACTTCCCGGTCTGGAACCAGGTCGAGGAAAAGTTCGCGACGTCTACGACTTCGGTGACCGTTTGCTCATCGTCGCCACGGACCGGATCAGTGCCTTCGACTGGATTCTGCCAACCGGGATTCCCGACAAAGGACGCGTCCTGACGCAGATCAGCAAATTCTGGTTCGACCGCCTGGGTGTCCCCCATCACTTGCTGTCGATGAACCCGGAAGATGTTCCCTTGCCAGCAAAGACAGATATCGCGTCGCTGCACGGGCGCAGCATGGTGGTCAGAAAGACCCGTGTCTTCCCGATCGAATGTGTCGTTCGCGGGTATCTCTCGGGATCAGGATGGAAAGAATACAAAGCCAGCCAGACGGTCTGCGGACTGAAACTTCCTGCCGGCCTACGCGAAAGTGAACGGCTCCCCGAAGTCATCTTCACCCCGGCGACAAAGGCAGAATCGGGTCACGACGAAAACATTCCGTTCGAACGCATGGCCGAGATCATCGGCTCCGATCGGGCGGGGCAGTTGAAGCAGTTCAGCCTGGATGTCTACACAAAGGCGGCCGAGTTCGCCCGGTCCAAAGGGATCATTATCGCGGATACCAAATTCGAGTTTGGCGTGATTAATGACCAGGTCATCCTGATCGACGAAGTCCTGACACCAGACAGCTCACGCTTCTGGCCCGCAGACCAGTATTCCCCCGGTGGAGCACAGCCAAGCTACGACAAACAGTTTGTGCGAGACTGGCTGGAAACCACCGATTGGGACAAGAACAGCCCTCCTCCCGCACTTCCAGAGGACGTCGTCGTCAAGACGCGGGATAAATACATCGAAGCATACGAACGCCTGACGGGAACGACGTTTGCCTGGAAATGA
- a CDS encoding endo-1,4-beta-xylanase — protein sequence MKQAGAAMGLIRFAVYPASLVNDWPEVHAGYLTGADGRIFSTRIEIVDNIIECRRSSSESVKFHVAWPVPGYGRIVIPTASLPEREEPYLLAVELARGKIVQVRNQSSQWELAGLQIPEEFRGPNRAAHQSFSRAAASQSQPELASQLADEAIRHACEAAEILTRSYGAQALAGRLQRFGSLPVSIGCELDGDVPTPEGTVHFNNVFHSATVAIPWTTIEAVEGEYNWDATDRRVEWCEQQKLMIRGGPLIDLGPGGLPPWLALWEQDVFNLQSFVCDFVETAIARYFGRIHTWEVCTRMNTGGALTLSEESRLTLTARVFDVARQVDEDAHLIVRVDQPWGDYQSRGSHGLSPIQMVDALIRSGVGLSGVNLEVAIGYRPHGSAQRDLLECSRLIDTWTNLDIPIFVTLVCPSSSEPDELALPDIQVNPRTWPTPGNEKIQARWIESMLDLLVAKQRVAGVLLPHLSDGQSHRFPHAGLLNRDETPKEIVERLISHQINQRLKS from the coding sequence ATGAAGCAGGCCGGAGCCGCGATGGGGTTGATTCGCTTTGCCGTCTACCCCGCCAGCCTCGTAAACGACTGGCCAGAGGTTCACGCGGGTTATTTGACGGGTGCTGATGGCAGGATCTTTTCGACTCGCATCGAAATCGTCGATAACATCATCGAATGCCGCCGCAGTTCGTCGGAAAGCGTGAAATTCCATGTTGCCTGGCCCGTTCCCGGCTATGGTCGCATCGTCATTCCGACCGCCTCGCTGCCTGAACGGGAAGAACCTTATCTGCTCGCAGTGGAACTGGCTCGCGGTAAGATTGTTCAGGTACGGAATCAGTCGTCGCAGTGGGAACTCGCTGGACTTCAGATTCCCGAAGAATTTCGCGGACCGAACCGCGCCGCCCATCAGAGCTTCTCGCGTGCTGCGGCATCGCAGTCTCAACCCGAACTGGCCAGCCAGTTGGCCGATGAAGCGATTCGCCATGCTTGCGAGGCGGCTGAAATCCTGACTCGGTCGTACGGCGCCCAGGCGCTGGCGGGGCGACTGCAACGATTTGGTTCGCTTCCCGTTTCGATCGGCTGCGAACTCGACGGAGACGTTCCCACCCCGGAAGGGACGGTTCACTTCAACAATGTCTTTCATTCCGCGACCGTCGCCATCCCCTGGACGACCATCGAAGCGGTCGAGGGAGAATATAACTGGGACGCGACCGACCGGCGGGTCGAATGGTGCGAACAGCAGAAGCTGATGATTCGCGGGGGACCGCTGATTGATCTCGGGCCAGGTGGACTTCCCCCCTGGCTGGCGTTGTGGGAACAGGACGTTTTCAATCTGCAAAGCTTCGTCTGCGATTTTGTCGAGACCGCGATTGCCCGATACTTCGGGCGAATCCATACCTGGGAAGTCTGTACCCGGATGAACACCGGTGGTGCATTGACTCTCTCGGAAGAAAGCCGTCTGACGCTGACTGCCCGTGTCTTCGACGTGGCACGACAGGTTGACGAGGATGCGCACCTGATTGTGCGAGTTGATCAGCCGTGGGGGGACTACCAGTCACGTGGTTCTCACGGACTTTCTCCCATTCAGATGGTCGATGCCCTGATTCGTTCCGGTGTCGGCCTGTCGGGAGTGAATCTGGAAGTCGCGATTGGCTACCGCCCGCACGGTTCGGCACAGCGCGATCTGCTGGAGTGTTCGCGCCTGATCGACACGTGGACCAATCTGGACATTCCGATTTTCGTGACCCTGGTTTGTCCGTCGAGTTCCGAGCCGGACGAGCTGGCTCTGCCAGACATTCAGGTCAATCCCCGTACCTGGCCAACACCGGGCAATGAAAAGATACAGGCGCGCTGGATTGAGTCGATGCTGGATCTGCTCGTGGCCAAGCAGCGGGTAGCGGGTGTGCTGCTGCCCCACCTGTCAGACGGGCAATCTCACCGGTTTCCTCATGCTGGCCTGTTAAACCGGGATGAAACTCCCAAGGAGATCGTCGAACGGCTGATCTCTCATCAAATTAATCAGCGTCTTAAATCCTGA
- a CDS encoding zinc-binding alcohol dehydrogenase family protein, producing MKGLVTSSPGGWQNTRLEQVDLRVGRPEEVLVEIRAVGLNPADNFQIEGKYPGGPQPPFLPGRDACGVVIQGDSTGRWQPGDEVVALQTSTSNLRDGTLCEQQWLAAENLARKPRGWSDVEAAAAPLAYQTAWKALFDVGALEAGQTVVVTGASGGVGLACVQLASALGARVVALSRSEEKRQKLQRLGASHVFAPDHPQLKDQIFSSIGAKGVSLVVENVGGPSLATSIHLLGVHGRVSVVGLLAGVESVVPLPSLMFKRASIHGVLVTDDSPAKAQSSWKALVELMNSKQIRPIVCATYPLDSVEKAFKHLGGDVFGKVVVEIPSAM from the coding sequence GTGAAGGGACTTGTGACATCTTCTCCCGGTGGCTGGCAAAACACGCGGCTGGAACAAGTGGACCTGAGGGTCGGGCGTCCCGAGGAAGTTCTGGTCGAGATCCGGGCGGTGGGACTCAACCCGGCTGACAATTTTCAGATTGAAGGAAAATACCCGGGTGGGCCTCAGCCACCCTTTCTTCCCGGCCGGGACGCCTGTGGAGTGGTCATTCAGGGAGATTCTACAGGGCGCTGGCAACCCGGTGACGAAGTTGTTGCGCTGCAGACATCGACCTCGAACCTCCGCGACGGGACGCTTTGTGAGCAGCAGTGGCTCGCGGCCGAGAACCTGGCCCGCAAGCCCAGGGGCTGGAGTGATGTGGAAGCGGCGGCCGCACCACTGGCCTATCAGACCGCGTGGAAGGCCCTGTTCGATGTGGGCGCTCTCGAGGCGGGTCAGACCGTTGTTGTGACAGGGGCTTCTGGTGGTGTTGGGCTGGCCTGCGTGCAGCTTGCCAGCGCACTCGGAGCCAGAGTTGTGGCACTGTCTCGCTCGGAAGAAAAGCGGCAAAAGCTACAGCGACTCGGTGCCAGTCACGTGTTTGCTCCGGACCATCCCCAATTAAAGGACCAGATCTTTTCCTCGATCGGAGCTAAAGGAGTGTCTCTCGTCGTGGAGAATGTCGGGGGACCTTCACTGGCGACATCGATCCATCTGCTGGGGGTGCATGGCCGGGTCAGCGTGGTGGGACTTCTGGCGGGAGTCGAATCGGTGGTTCCTCTCCCCTCGCTGATGTTTAAGCGAGCATCGATTCACGGGGTTCTGGTGACCGATGACTCGCCCGCCAAAGCGCAGTCTTCGTGGAAAGCGCTCGTCGAGTTGATGAACAGTAAGCAGATTCGCCCGATCGTGTGTGCCACCTACCCGCTGGACTCTGTCGAGAAAGCTTTCAAGCATCTCGGGGGTGACGTCTTCGGTAAGGTCGTCGTCGAAATTCCGTCCGCAATGTGA
- a CDS encoding outer membrane beta-barrel protein, protein MKPTTRVWQKSVAALLLWGALSTGPSGLGQEFLYDSPVEPAPFSQASPYFSPQSIASNAAYGLENDSLPAELAEEVAGARVSQSLGPHPVSDVGFLMNELGMKNLFGDSGIRTFGWFETGYSGSSSGSGLLSVQPRQNRFGNELLVDQIGLVIQKPLKQDQFDLGFNIRYFAGADAALGQPKGGIGNADNTRFSQDFRDLNISAHLPILTEKGMDVKIGRMNSIIGYNGFLAPYRPFYSSDYQFFYSQDGAFTGLLTNLHVNDQLDIWNGITLGANTFYTLRSDNSYCYIGQFNYWLTPEKRTRLTGSVYAGPDAIFAAPGMSGDFNTTVEIRLQHAWSRYFTQVVQNNMGWDRNTPVGTGSWYGLYTIGILHLNAEVDALLRVEWFDDVQGTRTGVAANYSEVTLGTNWHPNKYLEIRPEIRGDFADRAAFGVGGAHTNHNQLTGGISALVKF, encoded by the coding sequence ATGAAACCGACAACCCGCGTGTGGCAGAAGTCTGTTGCAGCGTTGCTACTGTGGGGAGCCTTGTCTACAGGGCCGTCAGGCCTTGGGCAGGAGTTTCTGTACGACTCGCCGGTGGAACCAGCTCCCTTCTCTCAGGCATCTCCTTATTTTTCTCCGCAATCGATCGCCAGCAACGCGGCCTACGGATTGGAGAACGATTCGCTTCCTGCTGAACTTGCCGAAGAAGTCGCAGGGGCACGGGTCAGTCAGTCGCTGGGACCACATCCCGTCAGTGATGTCGGTTTCCTGATGAACGAACTGGGGATGAAGAACCTGTTCGGCGACAGCGGGATACGGACTTTCGGCTGGTTCGAGACCGGGTATAGCGGTTCCTCATCAGGGTCTGGACTCTTATCTGTTCAGCCACGTCAGAACCGGTTTGGAAATGAGTTGCTGGTGGACCAGATCGGCCTGGTGATTCAGAAGCCGTTGAAGCAGGATCAATTCGACCTGGGTTTCAATATTCGCTACTTCGCGGGGGCGGATGCGGCACTCGGTCAGCCCAAAGGGGGGATCGGCAACGCAGATAACACGCGGTTCAGTCAGGACTTCCGAGATTTGAATATCTCTGCCCATTTGCCGATCCTGACGGAAAAGGGGATGGATGTCAAAATTGGCCGTATGAATTCGATCATCGGTTACAATGGCTTTCTCGCTCCGTACCGTCCGTTCTACTCCAGTGATTATCAGTTCTTCTATTCACAAGACGGCGCCTTCACCGGGCTTTTAACGAATCTGCACGTGAACGATCAGCTCGATATCTGGAATGGTATTACATTAGGTGCTAATACGTTCTATACACTGCGAAGTGATAACTCGTACTGCTATATCGGCCAGTTCAACTACTGGCTGACCCCGGAAAAACGGACTCGACTGACGGGCTCCGTCTATGCAGGTCCGGACGCCATTTTCGCTGCACCAGGAATGAGTGGTGACTTCAACACCACGGTTGAAATTCGACTGCAGCATGCCTGGAGCAGATACTTCACGCAGGTCGTGCAGAACAATATGGGGTGGGACCGGAACACACCGGTCGGAACCGGATCATGGTACGGTCTTTACACCATCGGAATCCTGCACCTGAATGCCGAGGTTGATGCCCTGCTGCGGGTGGAATGGTTCGATGACGTTCAGGGGACTCGTACTGGAGTCGCAGCCAATTACTCCGAAGTCACTCTGGGTACGAACTGGCACCCCAATAAGTACCTCGAAATCCGCCCTGAAATTCGGGGCGACTTCGCCGACCGGGCAGCGTTTGGTGTCGGAGGAGCACATACGAACCACAATCAATTGACGGGTGGTATCAGTGCTCTGGTGAAATTCTGA
- a CDS encoding urease accessory protein UreD, with translation MGTRAIRITREEVLTPPEFAGMESIHHPAGRVGGARIELVQSGNATRLGSCYQQIPVRVLPPFVFGSEHASLLYVINLTAGLMDGDIHHLEIVARSGTQAVITGQSATRIHPALKSFASQQWTIDVEDDACLVVLPGPNIPFAGCKYYQRGRVNLAPRAKLIWGDIWLPGRYERAEISERFQFNCIVQDFEARRAGELIYRDRFRWDGPWSTEEASWYFGGELACGSLFIGGPLPDSLPEANPAAGRSVFPLGTEGTCFRWCGDPSAVTTDLVSLSMHIAAAWKSGPQSPPWLLNSSSLSPNHWFMSADDWNRGTTPVVAEELT, from the coding sequence GTGGGTACGCGAGCAATTCGCATTACACGTGAAGAAGTCCTGACACCACCCGAATTCGCTGGAATGGAATCGATCCATCACCCTGCGGGGCGGGTCGGTGGAGCACGAATCGAACTGGTTCAATCTGGCAACGCGACGCGACTGGGGAGCTGCTACCAGCAGATCCCCGTCCGGGTGCTGCCGCCGTTTGTGTTCGGATCAGAACACGCGTCCTTGCTCTACGTCATCAACCTGACAGCCGGGCTGATGGATGGCGACATCCATCACCTGGAAATCGTCGCGCGTAGCGGCACACAGGCGGTGATCACAGGTCAATCAGCCACGAGAATCCATCCTGCGCTGAAAAGCTTTGCCTCACAGCAGTGGACGATCGACGTCGAGGACGATGCCTGTCTGGTGGTTCTGCCGGGACCGAACATCCCTTTCGCGGGGTGCAAGTATTACCAGCGAGGTCGCGTCAATCTGGCTCCTCGAGCCAAACTGATCTGGGGGGATATCTGGCTGCCGGGGCGCTACGAACGGGCTGAAATTTCTGAACGATTTCAGTTCAATTGTATCGTGCAGGACTTTGAAGCACGCCGTGCTGGCGAACTGATCTACCGTGACCGATTCCGCTGGGACGGCCCCTGGTCGACGGAAGAAGCGAGCTGGTACTTCGGGGGCGAGCTGGCCTGCGGCAGCCTGTTCATCGGAGGTCCGCTGCCTGATTCGCTGCCGGAAGCCAATCCCGCCGCAGGGCGATCTGTCTTTCCGCTCGGCACCGAAGGAACATGCTTCCGCTGGTGCGGTGATCCTTCCGCCGTAACGACCGACCTGGTCAGCCTCTCCATGCACATCGCCGCCGCGTGGAAATCGGGGCCACAGTCACCACCGTGGCTGCTGAATTCCTCCAGTCTGTCTCCGAACCACTGGTTCATGAGTGCCGATGACTGGAACCGCGGCACCACCCCCGTTGTCGCCGAGGAATTGACTTAG
- the ureG gene encoding urease accessory protein UreG, translating into MASGRSRFAVNNRKTFTLGVCGPVGSGKTALLEALCHALWPEINLAVITNDIYTHEDAEFLSRRQALPLERIMGVQTGGCPHTAIRDDASANLSAIANFERQIPGLELVIVESGGDNLTAVFSRELADKFIFVIDVAEGDKIPRKGGPGICNSDLLVINKIDLAPHVGADLEVMRRDSLKNRGERPFMMISIRQKEGTEKVVQWVREQFALHVKKS; encoded by the coding sequence ATGGCCAGCGGACGAAGCCGCTTTGCGGTCAACAACCGAAAAACATTCACCCTGGGTGTCTGTGGTCCAGTGGGATCCGGCAAGACAGCATTGCTGGAAGCCCTCTGTCACGCCCTGTGGCCAGAGATCAATCTGGCCGTCATTACGAATGATATCTATACGCACGAAGATGCCGAGTTCCTGTCACGACGCCAGGCACTTCCACTGGAACGCATCATGGGGGTGCAAACCGGGGGTTGCCCGCACACGGCGATTCGCGACGACGCCAGCGCAAACCTCAGTGCGATCGCCAATTTCGAGCGGCAGATTCCCGGACTGGAACTGGTCATCGTGGAATCGGGTGGTGACAACCTGACGGCGGTCTTCTCTCGCGAACTGGCCGACAAGTTTATTTTCGTTATTGATGTTGCCGAAGGCGACAAGATTCCACGCAAGGGGGGGCCGGGGATTTGCAACAGCGACCTGTTGGTGATCAACAAGATCGATCTGGCACCGCACGTCGGAGCGGATCTGGAAGTCATGCGCCGCGACAGTCTGAAGAATCGCGGGGAACGCCCCTTCATGATGATCAGCATTCGGCAAAAAGAAGGAACGGAGAAAGTCGTCCAGTGGGTACGCGAGCAATTCGCATTACACGTGAAGAAGTCCTGA
- a CDS encoding urease accessory protein UreF, which yields MNLRLLQISDSALPIGGYTHSWGLEGAMGRGIVHDPGTLETWTRRWLSTCLGPLEGVLVAAGCRAGKNRDSATLRRLNRQAEASILPPTVRSASREMGEQLLALGATWAWSEAELHACLSGTGEELRGWHHSVAFGLMGAIAGGEPTDVLTAYMNQAALGMIGAGVRAIPVGHTHGQQVLAYLQDDIVELVATLVDRDAETAGAGCPFYEVLCDEQTRLYSRMFRS from the coding sequence ATGAACCTCCGTTTGCTTCAGATTTCTGATTCGGCGTTGCCAATTGGAGGCTACACACATTCCTGGGGACTTGAAGGAGCCATGGGTCGCGGGATCGTCCATGATCCCGGGACCCTGGAAACGTGGACGCGTCGCTGGCTGAGTACCTGCCTAGGTCCATTGGAAGGGGTTCTGGTCGCAGCCGGTTGCCGTGCCGGTAAAAATCGCGACTCGGCCACCTTACGGCGACTTAACCGTCAGGCCGAGGCATCCATTCTTCCCCCCACTGTGCGGAGCGCCAGCCGCGAAATGGGCGAACAGCTCCTTGCACTGGGGGCAACGTGGGCCTGGAGCGAAGCAGAACTCCATGCCTGCCTGTCAGGAACGGGTGAAGAGCTTCGCGGCTGGCATCACTCAGTCGCCTTCGGGCTCATGGGTGCCATTGCCGGGGGAGAACCCACGGACGTCCTGACCGCCTATATGAATCAGGCCGCACTTGGCATGATCGGCGCCGGAGTCAGGGCCATTCCGGTCGGCCACACACACGGACAACAGGTGCTGGCCTATCTTCAAGACGACATTGTTGAGCTTGTTGCGACCCTCGTCGATCGCGACGCCGAAACAGCCGGTGCCGGTTGCCCCTTTTATGAGGTTCTTTGTGATGAACAGACTCGACTTTATTCCCGCATGTTCCGGTCATGA